In one Parvibaculum sp. genomic region, the following are encoded:
- a CDS encoding NAD-dependent epimerase/dehydratase family protein: MKIFITGASGFVGGAAARTLARDNEVLALSRSEKSDATIKALGATPVRGDLKSIDAAMLRGVDAVVHCAAKVETWGPMKEFIEINVKGTERLLTAAKKAGVKRYVHIGTEAALFYGQAMNDLDETAPMAFSSPLPYPRSKALAERAVRAANADDFTTIVLRPRFIWGPGDQTLLPALKAMVKAGRFTWIDKGRALTDTVHVDNVVHAIKLALTQGKGGEAYFITDGGDPISFRDMMTKMAATIGLQLPDKNMPGWLARGAAGLLDFIWRLTLRRTPPPIDPHTAALLSRNCTLKIDKARRDLGYEPVITRDAGIAALMQAGR, encoded by the coding sequence ATGAAAATTTTCATCACCGGCGCGTCGGGCTTTGTCGGCGGCGCTGCGGCGCGGACGCTTGCGCGCGACAATGAAGTGCTGGCGCTGTCGCGCTCGGAAAAATCCGACGCAACCATCAAGGCGCTCGGCGCGACGCCGGTGCGCGGCGACCTGAAAAGCATCGACGCGGCGATGCTGCGCGGTGTCGATGCGGTGGTGCATTGCGCGGCCAAGGTCGAAACCTGGGGCCCGATGAAGGAATTCATCGAGATCAACGTCAAGGGCACCGAACGCCTGCTGACGGCGGCGAAGAAGGCGGGCGTCAAACGCTACGTCCATATCGGCACCGAGGCGGCGCTCTTTTACGGCCAGGCGATGAACGATCTCGACGAGACCGCGCCGATGGCCTTCTCTTCGCCGCTCCCCTATCCGCGCAGCAAGGCGCTGGCCGAACGCGCGGTGCGGGCGGCGAATGCGGATGATTTCACAACCATCGTGCTGCGCCCGCGCTTCATCTGGGGACCGGGCGACCAGACCTTGCTGCCGGCGCTGAAGGCCATGGTCAAGGCCGGCCGCTTCACCTGGATCGACAAGGGCCGCGCGCTCACCGATACGGTGCATGTCGACAATGTGGTGCATGCGATCAAGCTCGCACTGACACAAGGCAAGGGCGGCGAGGCCTATTTCATCACCGATGGCGGCGATCCGATTTCGTTCCGCGACATGATGACGAAGATGGCCGCGACTATCGGCCTTCAACTGCCCGACAAGAACATGCCGGGCTGGCTCGCGCGCGGCGCGGCGGGACTTCTCGATTTCATCTGGCGCCTGACGCTGCGCCGGACGCCGCCGCCGATCGACCCGCACACCGCGGCGCTGCTGTCGCGCAACTGCACACTGAAAATCGACAAGGCGCGGCGCGACCTCGGGTATGAGCCGGTCATCACGCGCGATGCCGGCATCGCGGCGCTGATGCAGGCCGGACGCTGA
- a CDS encoding DUF423 domain-containing protein, producing the protein MRLWLTIGALSGLVSVALGAFAAHGLQARVGPAEIAAFETGARYQMYHALALLAVAWAASQGGGNFAQAAGWAFLLGTILFSGSLYYLGLTGSRALVLVTPIGGIAFLAGWLALALSAWTMKNGS; encoded by the coding sequence ATGCGGCTCTGGCTGACCATCGGCGCGCTGAGCGGTCTCGTCTCGGTGGCGCTTGGCGCCTTCGCGGCGCATGGACTGCAGGCGCGTGTCGGTCCGGCGGAAATCGCCGCTTTCGAAACCGGCGCGCGCTACCAGATGTATCACGCGCTGGCGCTGCTCGCGGTCGCTTGGGCGGCATCGCAAGGCGGCGGCAACTTTGCGCAAGCCGCAGGCTGGGCCTTTCTTCTCGGCACGATCCTTTTTTCCGGCTCGCTTTATTATCTCGGCCTCACCGGCAGCCGCGCGCTGGTGCTGGTGACGCCCATTGGCGGCATCGCCTTTCTGGCCGGTTGGCTGGCACTTGCGCTCTCGGCCTGGACCATGAAAAACGGAAGCTGA
- a CDS encoding FAD-dependent oxidoreductase: MGERILVVGGGIAGLSTVLALARAGKDVTVLERDPPPPDSTADEAFERWERKGVGHLRHSHAFLARLHMLIRDNYPELMKDLLAAGCREINFADNLSPAMRARYVPAPGDEDMTILTSRRTTLELVMRRYAARQPGIHFETGALVRGILTDRAGGKLRVTGVTVEQNGERRDWPADIVIDAAGKNSQMIEWLNEAGAGISEENERAGILYFTRHYRLHDGTAEPERGKVPGAGDLGFIKYGVFPADNGCFSITLAVPEIEIEMRKAVVRPEIFDAICAQLPGIARWTSAETSKPVSRVFGMGELVSRWRHMTENGQPRVLGFFPIGDSVIRTNPLYGRGCSFAAIAAEALRDALDRKDPAARAAYYHKRLALDLRQYYDDMVKQDLAATRRARNAIDPDYKPGVKARVIKSFAEDAIIPAIRGDIELLRNFMRAFHMVDRPNLWLRDPRNITKILATWARGKRRNADYYPPKLGPDRDEMMKVLGLSPTADVERLKAA; the protein is encoded by the coding sequence ATGGGCGAACGAATTCTGGTGGTTGGCGGCGGTATTGCCGGTCTGTCGACCGTGCTGGCGCTGGCCCGCGCGGGCAAGGACGTGACCGTGCTGGAGCGCGATCCGCCCCCGCCCGACAGCACGGCCGACGAGGCCTTCGAACGCTGGGAGCGCAAGGGCGTCGGCCATCTGCGCCACAGCCATGCCTTTCTGGCGCGGCTGCACATGCTGATCCGCGACAACTATCCCGAGCTGATGAAAGACCTGCTCGCCGCCGGCTGCCGCGAGATCAACTTCGCCGACAATCTCTCGCCGGCGATGCGCGCGCGCTATGTGCCTGCACCCGGCGACGAGGACATGACGATCCTGACCAGCCGCCGCACGACGCTGGAACTGGTGATGCGCCGCTACGCGGCCCGCCAGCCCGGCATCCATTTCGAGACCGGCGCGCTGGTGCGCGGCATCCTGACAGATCGTGCAGGCGGCAAGCTGCGCGTCACCGGCGTCACGGTGGAGCAGAACGGCGAACGGCGCGACTGGCCGGCCGATATCGTCATCGATGCCGCCGGCAAGAACAGCCAGATGATCGAATGGCTCAACGAAGCCGGCGCCGGCATCTCGGAAGAAAACGAGCGCGCCGGCATCCTCTATTTCACCCGCCACTACCGGCTGCACGACGGCACCGCCGAACCCGAGCGCGGCAAGGTGCCGGGCGCCGGCGATCTCGGCTTCATCAAATACGGCGTCTTCCCGGCCGACAATGGCTGCTTCTCGATCACGCTGGCGGTGCCGGAAATCGAAATCGAGATGCGCAAGGCCGTCGTGCGTCCCGAGATCTTCGACGCCATCTGCGCGCAATTGCCGGGCATCGCGCGCTGGACGTCGGCGGAAACATCCAAGCCCGTCAGCCGCGTTTTCGGCATGGGCGAACTGGTGAGCCGCTGGCGCCACATGACAGAAAACGGGCAGCCGCGCGTGCTCGGCTTCTTCCCGATCGGCGACAGCGTCATCCGCACCAATCCGCTCTATGGGCGCGGCTGTTCCTTCGCGGCCATCGCCGCCGAGGCGCTGCGCGATGCGCTGGACCGCAAGGACCCCGCCGCCCGCGCCGCCTATTATCACAAGCGCCTCGCACTCGATCTTCGTCAGTACTATGATGATATGGTGAAGCAGGACCTTGCGGCCACAAGACGGGCGCGCAATGCCATCGACCCCGACTACAAGCCGGGCGTGAAGGCGCGCGTCATCAAGAGTTTCGCCGAAGACGCGATTATACCGGCGATACGCGGCGACATCGAACTGCTGCGTAACTTCATGCGCGCCTTCCACATGGTCGATCGTCCGAACCTGTGGCTGCGCGATCCGCGCAACATCACGAAGATCCTCGCCACCTGGGCGCGCGGCAAAAGGCGCAATGCCGACTACTATCCGCCGAAGCTCGGGCCGGACCGCGACGAGATGATGAAGGTGCTGGGTCTCTCGCCGACCGCCGATGTCGAGCGCCTGAAAGCCGCATAA
- a CDS encoding alpha/beta hydrolase, with product MKFPEPHYVDTNGIRMAVYEQGPKDGVAVVMCHGFPELGYSWRHQIPAIADAGFRAIAPDQRGYGNTGGPKGEDAVPLYDIAHLTDDLAGMLDALDIDKAVFAGHDWGGMVTWQMALRHPARVAGVIGVNTPFIPRGPVDPIAGMRMVFGEDMYIVYFQKFGVAEKIFDADVARSMRFWYRKSAMKLADFDALPADQKNFSFLKSFDADESTWLGTQLLNAEELDYYTRAFEKSGFEGGINWYRNFTRNWQLTEGQTEKIDVPCLMISAADDIVLRPEMTAGMENHIPDLEKHVIADCGHWTQSEKPTELNALMADWLKRRFG from the coding sequence ATGAAATTTCCTGAGCCGCATTACGTCGACACCAACGGCATCAGGATGGCCGTCTACGAACAGGGACCGAAGGACGGCGTGGCGGTCGTGATGTGCCACGGCTTTCCGGAACTCGGCTATTCGTGGCGCCACCAGATTCCGGCGATTGCCGACGCCGGTTTCCGCGCCATCGCGCCGGACCAGCGCGGCTATGGCAACACCGGCGGCCCGAAGGGAGAGGATGCGGTGCCGCTCTACGACATCGCCCATCTGACGGACGATCTGGCGGGGATGCTCGACGCGCTCGACATCGACAAGGCGGTCTTTGCCGGACATGACTGGGGCGGCATGGTGACCTGGCAGATGGCGCTGCGTCATCCCGCGCGCGTCGCCGGCGTCATCGGCGTCAACACGCCCTTCATTCCGCGCGGTCCCGTCGACCCAATTGCCGGCATGCGCATGGTCTTCGGCGAGGACATGTACATCGTCTATTTCCAGAAATTCGGCGTCGCGGAAAAGATCTTCGATGCCGATGTCGCGCGCTCGATGCGCTTCTGGTACCGCAAGAGCGCGATGAAGCTCGCCGATTTCGATGCCCTTCCGGCAGACCAGAAGAACTTCTCCTTCCTGAAGAGCTTCGATGCCGACGAAAGCACCTGGCTCGGCACGCAACTGCTGAACGCCGAGGAACTCGACTACTACACCAGGGCCTTCGAGAAATCGGGCTTTGAGGGCGGCATCAACTGGTACCGCAACTTCACGCGCAACTGGCAACTGACCGAGGGCCAGACCGAAAAGATCGACGTCCCCTGCCTGATGATTTCGGCCGCCGACGACATCGTGCTCCGGCCCGAAATGACGGCCGGCATGGAAAACCACATCCCCGACCTCGAAAAGCACGTCATTGCCGATTGCGGCCACTGGACCCAGTCCGAAAAGCCCACCGAGCTGAACGCGCTGATGGCCGACTGGCTGAAGCGCCGCTTCGGCTGA
- a CDS encoding nuclear transport factor 2 family protein, translating to MSTERDRAALLFANETFYRAFAGRDVTLMGALWADAEQVTCLHPGWPPVEGRDAVLQSWHAILTGPASPNIECLHARANLHGDTGIVICYERIGPDYLLATNIFVRSGDGWLLVHHQSGAAPDPGEETATPRGRLN from the coding sequence ATGTCAACCGAACGCGACCGCGCCGCCCTGCTTTTCGCCAACGAGACCTTTTATCGCGCCTTTGCCGGACGCGACGTGACGCTGATGGGCGCGCTCTGGGCCGATGCCGAACAGGTGACCTGCCTGCATCCGGGCTGGCCGCCCGTCGAGGGGCGCGATGCGGTGCTGCAAAGCTGGCATGCGATCCTGACCGGCCCTGCAAGCCCCAACATCGAATGCCTGCACGCGCGCGCCAATCTTCACGGCGACACCGGCATCGTCATTTGCTACGAACGCATCGGCCCGGACTATCTGCTGGCGACCAACATTTTCGTCCGTAGCGGCGATGGATGGCTGCTCGTCCATCACCAGTCGGGCGCGGCGCCGGACCCCGGCGAAGAGACTGCAACGCCCCGGGGACGCCTGAACTGA
- a CDS encoding glycosyltransferase family 4 protein, with the protein MSQALERNETDDALAGPAKKSTAETPKLAAISGDRPLRILLPSYRSNPTTGGQGVYMRHIAKALADLGHQVDVISGPPYPEIDPRVKLIKLPSLDLYANPHPIRSLRPWMFAYPIDLFEWWSHATGGFSEPYTFCERMARYVRGTVQDYDVCHDNQTLGWGLLKLRDMGLPIVGTIHHPITMDRRIDIEHARTLQLKLLKRRWYSFLNMQIKVARQLDPLIVVSESTRRDVAREFGVDISKTRLVLHGIDHIQFRPMPEVKRRDDLIVACASADVPLKGLIYLIRAYAELLQTRPNLKLKVIGRLREGNTSHELRTLGIMDKVEFIGGVRDDDITQIYNEATIAVSPSVYEGFGFPCGEAMSCGTPVIATNGGSLPEVVGDAGIVVPHSNPPALARAIAAMLDDPDMRARYGEAGRERILANFKWERAARECVEIYRQTIADADNRLERARA; encoded by the coding sequence ATGTCGCAGGCGCTGGAGCGCAATGAGACGGATGACGCGCTGGCCGGGCCTGCGAAAAAATCCACCGCCGAAACGCCGAAGCTTGCCGCCATATCCGGCGACCGGCCGCTGCGCATCCTGCTGCCGAGCTACCGCTCGAACCCGACAACGGGTGGCCAGGGCGTCTATATGCGCCACATCGCCAAGGCGCTGGCGGACCTCGGGCATCAGGTGGATGTGATTTCCGGCCCGCCCTATCCCGAGATCGATCCGCGCGTGAAGCTCATCAAGCTGCCCTCGCTCGATCTCTATGCCAACCCGCATCCGATCCGTTCGCTACGCCCCTGGATGTTCGCCTATCCCATCGACCTGTTCGAATGGTGGAGCCACGCGACCGGCGGTTTCTCCGAGCCCTACACTTTTTGCGAACGCATGGCGCGCTATGTGCGCGGCACCGTGCAGGACTACGACGTCTGCCACGACAATCAGACGCTGGGCTGGGGTCTGCTGAAACTTCGCGACATGGGCCTGCCCATCGTCGGCACGATCCACCACCCGATCACGATGGATCGGCGCATCGACATCGAACACGCGCGCACGCTGCAACTGAAGCTGCTGAAGCGCCGCTGGTATTCCTTCCTCAACATGCAGATCAAGGTCGCACGCCAGCTTGATCCGCTGATCGTCGTCTCCGAAAGCACGCGCCGCGACGTGGCGCGCGAATTCGGCGTCGATATTTCAAAAACGCGGCTGGTACTGCACGGCATCGACCACATCCAGTTCCGCCCGATGCCCGAGGTGAAACGTCGCGACGACCTCATCGTCGCTTGCGCCAGCGCCGACGTGCCGCTGAAGGGACTGATCTACCTGATCCGCGCCTATGCCGAACTGCTGCAGACGCGGCCGAACCTGAAGCTCAAGGTCATCGGCCGGCTGCGCGAAGGCAACACCTCGCACGAGCTGCGCACGCTCGGCATCATGGACAAGGTGGAGTTTATCGGCGGCGTCAGGGACGACGACATCACGCAGATCTACAACGAGGCGACGATCGCGGTCTCGCCCTCGGTCTATGAGGGCTTCGGCTTCCCCTGCGGCGAGGCAATGTCCTGCGGGACGCCCGTGATCGCCACCAATGGCGGCTCGCTGCCGGAGGTCGTCGGCGACGCCGGCATCGTTGTGCCGCATTCCAATCCGCCGGCGCTGGCGCGCGCCATTGCGGCCATGCTCGACGATCCGGACATGCGGGCGCGCTATGGCGAGGCGGGGCGCGAGCGCATCCTCGCCAATTTCAAATGGGAACGCGCGGCGCGCGAATGCGTCGAGATTTACAGGCAGACAATCGCAGATGCAGACAATCGACTTGAACGTGCTCGGGCTTAA
- a CDS encoding class I SAM-dependent methyltransferase has product MQTIDLNVLGLKDGQRALDLGCGAGRHVHAMYYHAECHVVGIDLGFEDVKRTREGFGTCPDMDPQTRRSFSLSVGNALSLPFPDASFDKIVCSEVLEHIPDYKQAVAEIERILKPGGTLAVSVPRFFPEWVCWKLSDDYHNEPGGHVRIFQESELKGAVESRGLSFFHRHFAHGLHSPYWWLKCAVGVKREDVKLVNLYKRFLEWDILEGPRLTRTLEKLAGPLMGKSVVLYFTKGTA; this is encoded by the coding sequence ATGCAGACAATCGACTTGAACGTGCTCGGGCTTAAGGACGGCCAGCGCGCGCTCGACCTCGGTTGCGGGGCGGGCCGGCACGTCCACGCCATGTACTACCACGCCGAATGCCACGTGGTCGGGATCGATCTCGGTTTCGAGGACGTGAAGCGGACGCGCGAAGGCTTCGGCACCTGCCCCGACATGGACCCGCAGACGCGGCGCAGCTTTTCGCTGTCGGTCGGCAACGCATTGTCGCTGCCCTTTCCCGATGCAAGCTTCGACAAGATCGTCTGCTCGGAAGTGCTGGAGCACATTCCGGACTACAAGCAGGCCGTTGCGGAGATCGAACGCATCCTGAAGCCGGGCGGCACACTGGCCGTCAGCGTGCCGCGTTTCTTCCCCGAATGGGTCTGCTGGAAGCTGTCCGACGACTATCACAACGAGCCCGGCGGCCATGTGCGCATCTTCCAGGAGAGCGAACTGAAAGGCGCCGTCGAAAGCCGCGGCCTCTCCTTCTTTCACCGCCATTTCGCCCATGGCCTGCATTCACCCTATTGGTGGCTGAAATGCGCCGTCGGCGTAAAGCGCGAAGACGTGAAACTGGTCAACCTCTACAAGCGTTTTCTCGAATGGGACATCCTTGAGGGCCCGCGGCTGACACGGACACTCGAAAAGCTCGCGGGACCGCTGATGGGCAAGAGCGTCGTTCTCTATTTCACCAAGGGAACGGCCTGA
- a CDS encoding prenyltransferase, with protein MVHLTWGDTVPPEFFAGSRARIMELQRDSGAIPWYDGGVIDPWNHTEAAMGLTVLGEIEHARRAFRYLAETQLKDGSWWGQLGSAVPFDDDEQRFTGEEHEAGHHIRDTNFAAYIATGAWHHYLVTRDRNWLAGIWPHVKAAISFVLAHQSPHGDIRWSAADPHTPEDDALITGCSSIYKSLECAAHIARELGEPSRDWLTARQRLGEALRDKPHRFDRTWEPKDRYSMDWYYPVLAGVVTGEAARKRLDWKWDIFVADGKGCRCVLDQPWVTVAESAELTMALLVAGRRKEAEAMLSWQHQWRADCGAYWMGYQFEDDVAWPAEKPAWTAAAVILATDAVTGMTPAARLFAERTLAEAAE; from the coding sequence ATGGTGCATCTGACCTGGGGCGATACGGTGCCGCCGGAATTCTTTGCCGGCTCGCGCGCGCGCATCATGGAATTGCAGCGCGACAGCGGCGCGATCCCCTGGTACGACGGCGGCGTCATCGACCCGTGGAACCACACCGAAGCGGCGATGGGCCTGACCGTGCTCGGCGAAATCGAGCATGCGCGCCGCGCCTTCCGCTATCTCGCCGAAACGCAGTTGAAGGACGGATCGTGGTGGGGACAGCTCGGTTCCGCCGTTCCCTTCGACGACGACGAGCAACGCTTCACCGGCGAGGAACACGAAGCGGGCCACCACATCCGCGACACCAATTTCGCCGCCTATATCGCGACCGGCGCCTGGCATCACTATCTCGTCACGCGCGACCGCAATTGGCTGGCCGGCATCTGGCCGCATGTGAAGGCGGCGATTTCCTTCGTGCTGGCGCATCAGAGCCCGCATGGCGACATCCGCTGGTCGGCCGCCGATCCGCATACGCCGGAAGACGACGCGCTGATCACCGGCTGCTCCTCGATCTACAAGAGCCTCGAATGCGCCGCCCACATCGCGCGCGAGCTCGGCGAACCGTCGCGCGACTGGCTGACCGCGCGGCAGCGGCTTGGCGAGGCGCTTCGCGACAAGCCGCATCGTTTCGACCGCACCTGGGAGCCCAAGGACCGCTATTCGATGGACTGGTACTACCCGGTCCTCGCTGGCGTCGTCACCGGCGAAGCGGCGCGGAAACGCCTCGACTGGAAATGGGACATCTTCGTCGCCGACGGCAAGGGCTGCCGTTGCGTGCTCGACCAGCCCTGGGTGACGGTCGCCGAAAGCGCCGAGCTGACCATGGCGCTGCTGGTCGCCGGACGGCGCAAGGAAGCCGAGGCCATGCTCTCATGGCAGCACCAGTGGCGCGCCGATTGCGGCGCCTACTGGATGGGCTATCAGTTCGAGGACGATGTCGCCTGGCCAGCCGAGAAACCGGCATGGACGGCCGCAGCCGTTATTCTCGCGACCGACGCCGTGACCGGCATGACGCCCGCCGCCCGCCTCTTCGCCGAGCGCACGCTAGCCGAGGCGGCGGAGTAG
- a CDS encoding class I SAM-dependent methyltransferase: MARKLPIDIEAVKGFMDAEEGWALHEAALEASKRGPVLEIGSYCGKSTVYIGTACQANNAVLYALDHHYGSEENQQGWEHHDAELQDAETGRLNTFPLFRRTMRLAKLEDTVVPLVAPSEVASKGWATPLAMVFIDGGHGMEPALTDYRLWAPRVMPGGILAIHDVFPDPKDGGRPPYEIYKMALASKLFTEEKAVKSLRLLRRLG; this comes from the coding sequence TTGGCGCGCAAGCTTCCCATCGACATCGAGGCGGTGAAAGGTTTCATGGACGCGGAAGAGGGCTGGGCGCTGCATGAGGCAGCGCTGGAAGCCTCGAAGCGCGGCCCGGTGCTCGAGATCGGCTCCTATTGTGGCAAGTCGACGGTCTATATCGGCACCGCCTGTCAGGCCAACAACGCGGTGCTCTACGCGCTCGACCATCATTACGGCTCGGAGGAAAACCAGCAGGGCTGGGAGCATCACGACGCCGAACTCCAGGACGCCGAGACCGGCCGTCTCAACACCTTTCCGCTGTTCCGCCGGACGATGCGCCTGGCGAAGCTCGAAGACACGGTGGTGCCGCTGGTCGCGCCATCGGAAGTTGCCTCGAAAGGCTGGGCGACGCCGCTCGCGATGGTGTTCATCGATGGCGGACACGGGATGGAACCGGCGCTGACCGATTATCGCCTCTGGGCGCCGCGCGTAATGCCGGGCGGTATCCTCGCCATTCACGACGTCTTCCCCGACCCGAAGGATGGCGGCCGCCCGCCCTACGAAATCTACAAGATGGCGCTGGCGTCGAAACTGTTTACGGAGGAGAAGGCTGTGAAGAGCCTCAGGCTACTCCGCCGCCTCGGCTAG
- a CDS encoding threonine/serine dehydratase yields MRLPDADDVRAAAARIAGVAVRTPLLECAALDARSGGRVFVKPEVLQRTGSFKFRGAWNRLSQLSADERRGGVVAWSSGNHAQGVAAAARMLGVPALIVMPSDAPRLKIERTRGFGAAIVLYDRMTEVREEIGARIAAERGAVVVRPYDDPGIIAGQGTVGLEIAADAARLGVALDAVLVPAGGGGLAAGTALALGVAMPDAKVWCVEPQGFDDHARSLAAGQRLGNEAGGQSFCDALLAPMPGELTFAINAGRLAGGLAVSDAEVAAAMRFAFEELKLVVEPGGAVALAALLAGRYDAKGKSVALVLSGGNADPAAFARVLAG; encoded by the coding sequence ATGCGTCTGCCCGACGCTGACGATGTACGTGCCGCGGCGGCGCGGATCGCCGGCGTTGCCGTCCGGACGCCGCTCCTCGAATGCGCGGCGCTCGATGCGCGCAGCGGCGGCCGGGTCTTCGTCAAGCCGGAAGTTCTTCAACGCACGGGTTCTTTCAAGTTTCGTGGCGCCTGGAATCGCTTGTCGCAGCTTTCGGCGGATGAGCGGCGCGGGGGCGTTGTCGCCTGGTCGTCCGGCAATCATGCACAGGGCGTCGCTGCGGCGGCGCGGATGCTTGGCGTTCCGGCGCTCATCGTCATGCCGTCGGATGCGCCACGGCTCAAGATCGAACGCACACGCGGATTCGGCGCGGCAATCGTGCTCTACGACCGGATGACGGAGGTGCGCGAAGAAATCGGCGCGCGCATCGCGGCGGAGCGCGGCGCGGTTGTCGTGCGGCCCTATGACGATCCGGGGATCATTGCCGGGCAGGGCACAGTGGGGCTCGAAATCGCCGCGGATGCGGCGCGGCTCGGCGTTGCGCTCGATGCGGTGCTGGTGCCGGCCGGCGGCGGGGGGCTCGCGGCCGGGACGGCGCTGGCGCTCGGCGTCGCCATGCCCGATGCAAAAGTCTGGTGCGTCGAGCCGCAAGGCTTCGACGATCACGCGCGCTCGCTTGCCGCCGGACAACGGCTCGGCAACGAAGCGGGTGGCCAGTCCTTTTGCGACGCGTTGCTGGCGCCGATGCCGGGCGAGCTCACCTTCGCGATCAACGCTGGGCGTCTTGCCGGCGGCCTGGCGGTCAGCGATGCCGAAGTTGCGGCGGCGATGCGCTTTGCCTTCGAGGAATTGAAGCTGGTGGTCGAGCCCGGCGGCGCGGTGGCACTGGCGGCGCTGCTGGCCGGGCGGTACGACGCAAAGGGGAAGTCAGTTGCGCTCGTTCTCAGCGGCGGCAATGCCGACCCGGCGGCGTTTGCGCGCGTGCTTGCCGGCTAG
- a CDS encoding histidine phosphatase family protein, with the protein MAGARTEWIWIVHAPVQGRESRYYGHLDVAAEPVDPALASAIARRLPSVAVWLSSPLLRTRVTALALKSGVDPVAVGDFTDQHYGRWQGMSYNDVFAANRTLDWSHPADIRPPEGESFAEMAVRVAAGIDRLSAHYAGHTLVSVAHAGAVRAAIAHALGIDLATALRIEVAPLSITRLSHRDVGGAAQWSVGCINLDLSA; encoded by the coding sequence ATGGCGGGTGCGCGGACCGAATGGATATGGATCGTTCACGCGCCGGTTCAGGGGCGCGAGAGCCGCTACTATGGGCATCTCGATGTTGCGGCAGAGCCGGTCGATCCAGCGCTGGCGTCGGCCATTGCGCGGCGGTTGCCGTCCGTCGCCGTCTGGTTGTCGTCGCCGCTGCTGCGCACCCGAGTCACGGCGCTGGCGCTGAAATCCGGCGTCGATCCGGTGGCGGTCGGCGATTTCACCGACCAGCATTACGGGCGCTGGCAGGGCATGAGCTACAACGATGTCTTCGCCGCCAACCGGACGCTCGACTGGTCGCATCCGGCGGACATCCGGCCGCCCGAGGGCGAGAGCTTTGCCGAAATGGCGGTGCGCGTCGCGGCGGGCATTGACAGGCTGAGTGCGCATTATGCGGGACACACGCTCGTTTCGGTCGCCCATGCCGGGGCGGTACGGGCGGCGATTGCCCATGCGCTCGGGATCGACCTTGCAACCGCGTTGCGCATCGAGGTCGCGCCGCTGTCGATCACGCGGCTCAGCCACCGCGATGTCGGCGGTGCGGCGCAATGGAGCGTCGGCTGCATCAATCTCGATCTTTCGGCGTGA
- the corA gene encoding magnesium/cobalt transporter CorA, whose amino-acid sequence MITAYVPANGALTPVAIAVGEAIPADAVWLDLLQPTDEELTFVDVKLSLDVPTEEDMQEIEVSSRLYLEDDTVYMTAAMVTQADTPTPQVVPVTFVLAGHRLLTLRYAEPTPFRHYASEARRHSVPCASGEEVLAGLLDAIVDRVADILERVQSDIDVLSGEIFPHDGGKKKRNYDEILRRIGRSHALTSQVRESLVSFGRLVSFIARPATEKRPKSTERAFKTISRDLTALSDHASFIANNTSFILNATLGLISNEQSGIIKIFSVAAVVFLPPTLIASIYGMNFEIMPELAWPWGYPLALVMMVCSAVGPYLFFKQRGWL is encoded by the coding sequence ATGATTACAGCCTATGTGCCGGCCAATGGTGCGCTGACGCCGGTTGCCATTGCCGTCGGAGAGGCAATTCCCGCCGACGCGGTTTGGCTCGATCTTCTTCAGCCGACGGATGAAGAGCTGACCTTTGTCGACGTAAAGCTCAGCCTTGACGTGCCGACCGAGGAAGACATGCAGGAGATCGAGGTGTCGAGCCGCCTCTATCTGGAGGACGACACGGTCTACATGACGGCGGCGATGGTCACGCAGGCCGACACGCCGACGCCGCAGGTTGTGCCCGTCACTTTCGTGCTTGCCGGCCACCGGCTGCTGACGCTGCGCTATGCCGAGCCGACGCCATTTCGCCACTATGCGTCCGAGGCGCGGCGTCACAGCGTGCCTTGCGCCAGCGGCGAGGAGGTTCTGGCGGGGTTGCTCGATGCCATCGTCGATCGTGTTGCCGACATTCTGGAGCGCGTGCAATCGGACATCGACGTGCTGTCGGGCGAGATATTTCCGCATGACGGCGGCAAGAAGAAACGCAACTACGATGAAATCCTGCGCCGCATCGGCCGCAGCCATGCCTTGACCTCGCAAGTGCGCGAAAGTCTTGTCAGCTTCGGCCGGCTGGTCAGCTTCATTGCGCGGCCGGCGACCGAAAAGCGGCCGAAATCGACCGAGAGGGCATTCAAGACGATTTCGCGCGACCTGACGGCGCTCAGCGACCATGCGAGTTTCATTGCCAACAATACGAGCTTCATTCTCAATGCGACACTCGGCCTGATCAGCAACGAGCAGAGCGGCATCATCAAGATTTTCTCGGTGGCCGCCGTCGTCTTCCTGCCGCCGACGCTGATCGCCAGCATCTACGGCATGAATTTCGAAATCATGCCCGAGCTCGCCTGGCCCTGGGGCTACCCATTGGCGCTGGTCATGATGGTCTGTTCGGCGGTCGGCCCCTATCTCTTCTTCAAGCAGCGCGGCTGGCTCTAG